The genomic segment AACTAGACTGGCAGTGGCTGAGTGGTATTGGCTAGGGGTGTCCATGAGCAAGACGCCGTCCCTttcctgccccttaatgacatgcatccCATTCCCTCTACGTCACTGTTAATTCCTCAATATTGGATGATGATACAcaccacattaaaacacacatttcTCCATTGGTCCTCCTCAAGGTTTGGCTGAAGCCTGGCTTCCCCAGTGAGTCCCATCACACCCTGACTGGGCTAGATTTGATCTCCTCAGTGGAGGTCACCAGCCGCCAGTCTGCAACACTGAACCTCAAGGCCTCCTCCAAACACAGCCGGTCTGCATCACTTGCGCAGAAGCTCAAGGCCGCCTCCAGGTACTCCAACCCAAGCtatccccacctgctcctccacgtCGAGGCCCACCCTAACCTGAAGCCCTGCAGCGCCGACTCCCCTTATGGACCCATGGGCGGGGGAGCCGTGGGTGAGGTGGCAACGGGAGGAACAGAGGAGTATCAGGGGGAGGGCGGAGAAGGAAGGGCTCCATCTGACCTGAATCTACTCAACATGATCCCCGGCGCTCCTATCGGCACTACCGGGTCCATGAAGTTCTGCAAGAGATACGaagaggtgggagagggaggaggcagcACGGCTGAGGGTGGGTCTCAAGGTTCAGAGAGTCAAGAAGAGGAAGGCGAAGAATTGCCGATTGAAAAGTTGCTGAGTCAAGGATTCGTCCGGGGAGATATCATAGGTCAGGGATCACTGGAGGTTTGTTTGGACTATGAAAAGGTCGGGTCACTGGAGGTTTGTTTGGATCATGAAAAGGTCAGTTCACTGGAGGTTTGTTTGGACTATGAAAAGGTCGGGTCACCGGAGGTTTGTTTGGACTATGAAAAGGTGAAGTTGCTTGAAGGTAGAGCCATGAGCCCTGACTCAGGTGTAGGcagtgggggggaggagcaaGTCAGTGTGGAGAGCCTGGAGGGTGTGGATTTCTCTCTTGGCaccaaaacatttacatttcctcCGCTTTCGGGCACAGAACTACGACTCCCTGGTTCACTCATCGAgagttccccgtttttcccaggGCAAGGACCGAGTTCATCCTTGTCATTTAGTTCTGAAGATGGCGTTTCCATGACGAGTACAACCACAttgctgccctctagtggcggATATATGCCAGTGTAAACACAACTGAAAACTAAAAATACCTATCATATTATCTATGCAATGTCAATATTTTTgacaatgttattatttttttggggaTATTTTTGCATTAAAAACAGATTATTAATTATTCACTATGAACTTTCGCACTCATTGTTAGGCTACACATTGAAGTGGTGGCATAGGCTTATCGTTCATCCTTAAACCCCTAACAACCTATGATAACTGCTTTATTTATATTCCATAGCATATGTTAAGCATCAACGAGGGTTTAACGTTTCAAAGAGACCAATCATATCCTTAAATAGAGTACTAATAGCGTAGGTGAATACAGCCCTTTATATAGTCCGAGGTGAATTCGGTATCTATTTTAACAGTTTTTGTTCCCTTAAAGCGCTGTTGCTGGGTGTCAACCCTTTACGTCACAAACATGCCTGCAAGCTTCGCACTCGCAGCTTCACCTGAAGATTGATGGATCAGATGACGTCTCGTTTAACGATAGATTGTGTTGagtattctcgaagaaagttgtccaatcccgggttgctttaactcacttcatttattataaagtcgtcggcatgtttcggcatggtaagtgaagctatacggagggaattgaatctaacacgtgtgagagataataactctggctactttcggccacgggcagaggcccgtggctgtccgcgggtgtcgctgaaaatctctggcccCTTCACTAGTGTGCACAGGTAAgggaccgtcaagtgggcgtggcctagtgggcgtggtggcttcggcttcttcaggtgatgccttctgtggtggagccgccttcaataaggtcttgctccccttgtggctatgtatagtatttacggcttatatgtttggtcctgctttattgggtctatgtgtgggttgcttagattcttaaaatacgtaacaattgctattttcgttttttttaaattgcgaATGATTGTGAGATCAACACAGCACTAATATGACACGAATTGGATATAGGTGATCTTTGGAAAATATTTGACCGATATTTATCTTTGGACACATAAGCCTAGAATCGGCGACGTTTTGCGAGGAGGAGGCAGGTGTTGGTGATCCTTGCGAAACGTTGTCGGATTAAAATGTGCAAGACTAATGGTTATTCCCAGAATTAACTGCGCGTTTTGTAATGGCTCCCCGGCATGGCTCCACCGAACTGCGGGTCAAGAACTCTGGGGTGTCACCTGTGGTAGTGGATCAACAGGTAAATGCAGCGACGGACAAACTTGACGGCTTTCACCTTTTCTTTGTGAACCGTATGATACAGAATGTACATTAAACCAAATAATGAGCTATTTGTGTCTGTCTATATGTCTATATCAATAGGCTTATTGTAGAAGGTCATGTCAATTCGGCCTACCAAATGTCTATAACAATATCAATCAATCCACGACCTGATCCAACAACTTTAGTGCATACTGCACAATGCAGAATCACTGGTTTGCCATGTTTCTC from the Gadus macrocephalus chromosome 7, ASM3116895v1 genome contains:
- the LOC132461021 gene encoding uncharacterized protein LOC132461021, whose protein sequence is MQWEALVTAVVGAVVFLSLAIIVCKTDRETWVFMVKKIRGPPLPNLDHLLGPEGKSPVWLKPGFPSESHHTLTGLDLISSVEVTSRQSATLNLKASSKHSRSASLAQKLKAASRYSNPSYPHLLLHVEAHPNLKPCSADSPYGPMGGGAVGEVATGGTEEYQGEGGEGRAPSDLNLLNMIPGAPIGTTGSMKFCKRYEEVGEGGGSTAEGGSQGSESQEEEGEELPIEKLLSQGFVRGDIIGQGSLEVCLDYEKVGSLEVCLDHEKVSSLEVCLDYEKVGSPEVCLDYEKVKLLEGRAMSPDSGVGSGGEEQVSVESLEGVDFSLGTKTFTFPPLSGTELRLPGSLIESSPFFPGQGPSSSLSFSSEDGVSMTSTTTLLPSSGGYMPV